TTCTTGGGGGATGAAGAGTTTGCCATTGGAGACATTGGCGGTGTTGAAGTTGCAGGCAATGGCAAAGATGATGGACCAAGAGCTAAAGGACTCAAAGTCGCCATGTCCGCAGCGCTGACTCCTAGAGACCTTGGTGAAGGCATGGCTGAGCCTGTTGAGGCATAAACAGGGCGCAATTCGTCATGCTTGTGAGCAAAGAAGCAGACTTTTCTTGTGCATCCAGTCTCATCCTTGCAAAGCCGAGTTCGGTACTGAGCGGGATGAAGCCATGACTCGAAAACTCCATGAGCGTATTCACAAGAGTCTCCCTTCTGGCACGACCCTTTCCTGAACTCGGGGCAAGGGACACAGCTGTAAGGGTATTTCCTCGGGTCCCTCCTCCTGGCGTTCTCCCCGGGGTGAACAAATGGACACTCAGTCCAGTCATGAGAGTAGGCCCTTGAACAAGGCTTAATCTTGAAACTATACATCCTGAAATCGTCAGAACCGTACATCCCATTGTTTATATCTGGTAAAGATACATCAATGGGGTATTCTTTCTTCTCAGCACCCTCCCTTGAGGCCAAAGGACTTCCAACCTTCTGTTGGTCCTCCTCATCTTCTGTAACGGAGTTCGTCTCGCCTCTAAGCAACATCTCCATTGCTTTCCTCCTTGAACTGCAAGGCCCCTTAAAGCCTGGGGCAAGCAAGTCAATAGCCTTGCTTCCATTAGCGCTAACCAAATCAACATCAGCCGAAGCATCAAGCAAGAGCTTCACAGCCTCCAGCGAAGAGCTCGAGGCTCCGGACGTGGCACAGTGAAGGGCTGTGACTTGGTCCGAACCACAAGCCCTGTTGACATCGACCTTGCCGGACTCGATTATGTACTTCAAAACCTTGGCGCTTCCAAACATGGCAGCTATCATAAGAGGAGTTCTCTCTTCAAATCCCATCTTTTTGGACCCAATTCTCCTACCGTACCAGAAACCCGTCTGGTCAACGTTGATACCCTTTTCTTCGATTTTACTCCTGAAGGCCTCGAGATCGTCCGAGGCGGACAATTCGAGCAAAACAGAGCATTTACTGAAAACCCCATCATTCTTTTTGGGAAAATCGCGCTCCATGATAACCTTTGAGGGGTTATTATTAACTTTATTCTTTGAACCACTGCACATACCCAAAAGTCTCCTGCAAAAaattgaaacaaaaagaaaaggtcAGAATTATACTTGTCTAAAGTTCAGATTTTGAAACCAAAATAAATCTTGTGAAACTACATGGCCAAATTAAGGAAGAACAAAATGGATTGTACCCAAAAAAGGAGATAATTATTATCTGAATCTAGATTAAGACTGTTTTTGTAACCCCCCAAAAAGATTACTTTAGGTATTACTATAACATTACAGCTAATCCCACCAATCATGAGGCATAACAAGCATACTTTAACCCAAAATACTAAATCCACAGACAAAAATTTTTGGataacaaatgaaaaaaaaaaaaaaaacccgtTGGGGAAAAGGAAAAAAGCATCCATACATATTTAAGGGTCTAaattaagaagaagaacaatTCGGTTTCGTACTGTACCTTTAGAGTAGTTATTGTTGAGAAGGAGAAAGGTATTCTTAGGTTTATCTTTGATTTTTAAGAGAGCAAAAATAATTGCAGAAGACCTCGTTTGAAGAAGCTTGAGTAACCAGAAGATGGAAGATGGGTCTTTATATATTCCCAAGCTAGAGTTTGAAGGAGCAAGAAGGTTAGAGGAAAGTGTGACTTTTCTTCTCAGCTCCTTCAtactttctattattttattaataaaaatctcAAATCAGTCAAAGTCAAAACTTCAAAACTGTGTGGGGCCCACTTCTCTATCAAGGATTGGATCCTTAAAAGGCCTAAGCCTATTATAAGCTTCTCCGTCCATGTAGCTATATGTCTCTTCCTTTCCTGCTAAATGAAATTCAAATGCATATGAAATTTAAATTCATCCTGAGTCATCTGTAGTCTCATTTCCTTCACTAATAGTTAACCGCCTCAACGGGTTGAGCTTCACGTGTCATGGAGTTCCAATCTCTTCCCTCACGCGGCCCTAGCTAGTCTCAATTCTCAACTCTCGATTAGTATATGTTTACTCATCTTTTTCAATTTTGTTTTCTGATTTTACTAAATATCTTCTTATAAAAAATTAGGGAATTTCTTTAGTGCATCCTACAGAGAGAGCTGCACtgctgcttttttttttttttttttacaaatttttagaaaattttaaacaatttatagtgacaaaaacaaagtttaaacatATTGTTTTCTAGACACATAACAAAATAATCACGCATGCAACAACTTGTTTGAATATTGTATTGGATACTGTAAATTCTtcataattttctgaaaatttacagaatgatttaaataactataatatacacagtcataaaaaaattgtaCCAAAAATTATTCACCGGGTGCAAACAAGTGCAACTCTTTTTGTGAGTTGCACCATATAAATACCCACATAGGGTAGTCCCCTCTAGTTTTTAACTTGGGAAGTGTTTTCGGTGCAAATTATTTTTAtggtcgtgtatattgtagttatttagagcatcttgcaaattttttaGAAATTCCAAATATTTTACAAATGTAGAAAACAAAGTTTAAATAGTTTGTTGCACATATGactatttttttatgcgcgtggaaggTAACCTGTTTGAAACTTATTTtcaacactgtaaattatttgaatttttttaaaaatttgcaagatactctaaat
This genomic interval from Humulus lupulus chromosome 8, drHumLupu1.1, whole genome shotgun sequence contains the following:
- the LOC133798263 gene encoding zinc finger CCCH domain-containing protein 29-like — translated: MCSGSKNKVNNNPSKVIMERDFPKKNDGVFSKCSVLLELSASDDLEAFRSKIEEKGINVDQTGFWYGRRIGSKKMGFEERTPLMIAAMFGSAKVLKYIIESGKVDVNRACGSDQVTALHCATSGASSSSLEAVKLLLDASADVDLVSANGSKAIDLLAPGFKGPCSSRRKAMEMLLRGETNSVTEDEEDQQKVGSPLASREGAEKKEYPIDVSLPDINNGMYGSDDFRMYSFKIKPCSRAYSHDWTECPFVHPGENARRRDPRKYPYSCVPCPEFRKGSCQKGDSCEYAHGVFESWLHPAQYRTRLCKDETGCTRKVCFFAHKHDELRPVYASTGSAMPSPRSLGVSAADMATLSPLALGPSSLPLPATSTPPMSPMANSSSPKNGGLWQNKANHTPPALQLPGSRLKTALCARDLGLEMEMLGLESHANQQQQFLLDEISRLSSPSYSKQSNLDDLFGSLDPSVLSQMQGFSLKASTQTQLQSPTGHQIRQNMNQLRGSYPTTMSSSPVRKPTTFGFDSAGSMAAAVMNSRSSAFAKRSQSFIDRGAATHLGYTTAANSASMMSSSSLSDWSSPNGKLDWAVQGDELNKLRKSASFGFRNSNGGTATAALRPSTIDEPDVSWVNSLVKDVSTERSGLFDAGKQQHYNLNKGVREVLPPWVEQLYIEQEQMVA